One Mesotoga infera genomic window carries:
- a CDS encoding carbohydrate ABC transporter permease has product MKRTLFYVFATLLVLVWLMPFVITMFTSVKSMDELMLGRRWWEPPREVRFENYATAWQDANMGRYFMNTFIITVPSVLGALFLSSLGAFALAWYDFRLSKTILMIFVGGMLIPFQMLLIPVYRMSISFGIYDSYIGVILFHIAFQLGFCTFFLRNFMKTIPASIFDAAMIDGAGHFLIYRRIVLPLVVPAMAALGILEFTWIWNDYLWSLILIQSDRFKPVTLGLVNLQGQWITSWNVMAAGSIIAAVVPLVVFLLFQRYFIEGLTVGSVKG; this is encoded by the coding sequence ATGAAGAGAACCCTTTTCTACGTATTTGCCACCCTCCTGGTGCTTGTCTGGTTAATGCCTTTTGTCATAACCATGTTTACTTCAGTGAAGAGCATGGATGAACTCATGCTGGGAAGAAGATGGTGGGAACCGCCAAGAGAAGTAAGATTTGAGAACTATGCAACTGCCTGGCAGGACGCGAATATGGGCCGATACTTCATGAACACCTTCATAATTACCGTGCCTTCAGTCCTTGGCGCTCTGTTCCTTTCCAGTCTGGGCGCCTTTGCCTTAGCATGGTATGACTTCAGGCTTTCAAAGACTATTCTCATGATCTTTGTCGGTGGTATGCTGATTCCTTTTCAGATGCTTCTGATACCCGTATATCGTATGTCGATCTCTTTTGGAATCTACGATAGCTATATCGGCGTAATTCTCTTTCATATTGCATTCCAGCTTGGTTTCTGTACTTTCTTCTTGAGAAACTTCATGAAGACGATTCCTGCAAGTATATTCGACGCAGCTATGATTGATGGAGCCGGTCACTTCTTGATATACAGAAGAATCGTTTTGCCGCTTGTTGTACCTGCTATGGCAGCTCTAGGGATTCTCGAGTTCACATGGATCTGGAACGACTATCTTTGGTCTCTAATACTTATACAGAGCGACAGATTCAAGCCGGTAACCTTGGGTCTTGTAAATCTTCAGGGTCAATGGATTACGAGCTGGAATGTGATGGCCGCAGGGTCTATAATTGCAGCAGTGGTTCCTCTGGTCGTATTCCTTCTTTTCCAGAGGTACTTCATAGAAGGACTTACAGTTGGGAGTGTTAAAGGATGA
- a CDS encoding sugar ABC transporter permease encodes MKSRKWVPWAFLALPLTMYSIWVIYPLISTLLLSFTSWDGVTMSKDIIGLENFRELFRDPYFIVSLINNIKWLIGFAVICVPAGLGIAILLDQGFRGNRVYKTLIYLPMTLSFVVIGQIWSWILEPRSGVLNSLLALLGFKGVSWLSDPSVVTYSLIMAASWRQISYAMVLFLAGLKGVPRELVEAATVDGAGPWRRFWSIVLPMLKPATVVAVTVSVIDSLRAFDIVYVLTRGGPFYSSSVMANYMYIKAFNNYRMGYGSSIATIQFLITLVFIVVYMRNVLKREVENE; translated from the coding sequence ATGAAAAGCAGAAAATGGGTCCCTTGGGCTTTTTTAGCCCTTCCTCTCACGATGTATTCTATATGGGTCATCTATCCCTTGATCAGCACGCTTCTTCTCAGCTTTACCAGCTGGGACGGGGTCACGATGTCCAAAGATATCATCGGCCTGGAAAACTTCAGAGAATTGTTCAGAGACCCCTATTTCATCGTTTCCTTGATCAACAATATTAAGTGGCTTATTGGATTTGCAGTGATTTGCGTACCTGCCGGGCTCGGAATTGCTATCTTGCTCGACCAAGGATTTAGAGGAAATAGAGTGTACAAGACATTGATCTACCTACCTATGACCCTTTCGTTCGTTGTCATTGGACAAATCTGGTCCTGGATTCTCGAACCGAGAAGCGGTGTCTTGAACAGTTTGTTGGCGTTACTGGGATTCAAAGGGGTTTCATGGTTGAGCGACCCCTCCGTAGTAACTTACTCTCTGATAATGGCAGCATCTTGGAGGCAGATTTCTTACGCGATGGTTCTCTTTCTTGCCGGCCTTAAAGGAGTTCCAAGGGAACTGGTCGAAGCCGCAACGGTCGACGGGGCCGGTCCATGGAGGAGATTCTGGAGCATCGTGCTTCCGATGCTGAAGCCTGCAACCGTTGTGGCCGTTACAGTAAGCGTTATCGATTCTCTCAGGGCTTTCGATATCGTCTATGTTCTGACACGCGGCGGACCTTTCTACTCATCATCTGTTATGGCAAATTATATGTACATCAAGGCATTCAATAATTACAGGATGGGCTATGGATCATCAATTGCAACTATTCAGTTCTTGATCACTCTGGTATTCATTGTGGTGTATATGCGAAATGTGTTGAAAAGGGAGGTCGAAAACGAATGA